A window of the Sabethes cyaneus chromosome 1, idSabCyanKW18_F2, whole genome shotgun sequence genome harbors these coding sequences:
- the LOC128745688 gene encoding lipase 3-like translates to MNSLDAKRFFQYVTVVAAVCLAKKVSLKNTISRHGYPVDIHNVTTDDGYILGIVRIPKQGHTPVLLVHGLLSSSADWCIVAKHSLAFRLFDADFDVWLMNARGNTFSRRHVSISADQERFWNFSWHEIGMFDLPAVIDYILGITGFNSLHYAGHSQGTTSFFVMCSSRPEYNRKIKTAHLLAPVAYMYHTYSPPTRVLIPRTKELGVVARLLGIWELLGRSDNPLIAGVQDSIPPETFMSVIYAFSGQRAVQFNESIIRQIMETLPAGSALKQFEHYSQLISTGRFQQFNYGTKGNRQHYNASKPPSYQVERIKAPLALYYSDNDWFVALKDVKQLKKKLKNVLLDYHVPLPQFNHLDFLYDEYAYNLYDEIIRLMKDSEKNEY, encoded by the exons ATGAATAGCCTTGATGCGAAACGATTTTTCCAATATGTGACTGTAGTAGCTGCTGTGTGTCTTGCCAAAAAAGTATCACTG AAAAACACAATCAGCCGGCATGGATACCCAGTGGACATTCATAACGTTACAACAGACGACGGATACATTCTTGGCATAGTACGGATTCCAAAGCAAGGTCACACTCCGGTCCTTTTGGTGCATGGCTTACTGTCCTCATCGGCCGATTGGTGCATTGTGGCAAAACATTCGCTGGCTTTTCGCCTCTTCGATGCCGACTTTGATGTCTGGCTGATGAACGCCAGAGGCAACACATTTTCCCGACGACACGTAAGCATCAGCGCCGACCAGGAGCGTTTTTGGAATTTTAGCTGGCATGAGATTGGAATGTTTGACCTTCCCGCTGTTATCGATTATATTCTAGGAATCACTGGTTTTAACTCGTTACACTATGCAGGGCATTCCCAAGGAACAACGTCcttttttgttatgtgttcgagcCGTCCAGAATATAACCGTAAAATAAAAACTGCGCATTTATTGGCACCCGTAGCGTACATGTACCACACCTATTCACCCCCAACGCGGGTATTAATCCCGAGAACTAAGGAACTTGGA GTTGTGGCCCGATTGCTTGGCATATGGGAATTACTTGGTCGTTCGGATAATCCTTTAATAGCTGGTGTTCAGGACTCTATACCACCCGAGACATTCATGTCGGTCATCTACGCATTCTCCGGTCAACGAGCGGTTCAGTTCAACGAATCGATTATCCGACAGATCATGGAAACCCTTCCGGCGGGCTCCGCGCTGAAACAGTTTGAACATTATTCCCAGCTGATTTCGACCGGACGGTTTCAGCAATTTAACTACGGAACAAAGGGCAACCGGCAGCATTATAATGCTTCGAAACCACCCAGTTATCAAGTAGAGCGGATCAAAGCACCGTTGGCGCTGTACTACAGTGATAACGATTGGTTTGTGGCGTTGAAGGATGTCAAACAGCTCAAAAAGAAACTGAAAAATGTGCTTCTGGATTACCATGTGCCCTTGCCGCAATTTAACCATCTGGATTTTCTCTACGACGAGTACGCGTATAACTTGTACGATGAAATAATTCGACTGATGAAAGATAGTGAGAAAAATGAATATTGA